The Emcibacter nanhaiensis genome window below encodes:
- a CDS encoding Rieske 2Fe-2S domain-containing protein: protein MNEVKPVRRRSGEGGKHGISEARKNDARTQSQYQPYKDAEWGFVNHWYPALFSEELKEEEVEGITICGIPIVLRRVDGKVYALKDQCIHRGVRLSSKPMCLTKNTISCWYHGFTFNLDDGDLSTIVGNPDDKLIGTTGITSYPVEEVGGMIFVFVREDDYPLEDVPPLSEDLPIRFPESSEEFPHPLWPASPSLLDDNAVCLGMHRTGEANWRIACENGFDNAHILVHKDNSIIHAKDWVLPLGIRPASDDCITTMEEEDKPKGLMQWLFTDRWEPILENKKVDLKVEGLNSRFYRTSVVLPGVLMVENWPEEHVVQLEWYVPITDDTYEYWEVLVKVCNTEEERKAFQYRFDVFYKPLCLEGFNDCDLYAREAMQDFYADGTGWDDEQLVDTDVSPITWRKVASRHNRGIAKPGRGVDGSVKASSIRMRRLAEGKKLGYFVEKIEE from the coding sequence ATGAATGAAGTAAAACCGGTGCGGCGCCGTTCGGGAGAAGGTGGCAAGCACGGCATCAGCGAGGCGAGGAAGAATGACGCCCGCACGCAGAGCCAGTATCAGCCTTACAAGGATGCGGAGTGGGGTTTTGTCAACCACTGGTATCCGGCCCTGTTCAGCGAGGAGCTGAAAGAAGAAGAGGTTGAAGGGATCACCATCTGCGGTATTCCGATTGTGCTGCGTCGCGTGGACGGCAAGGTTTACGCCCTGAAAGACCAGTGTATTCACCGGGGCGTGCGGCTTTCTTCCAAACCCATGTGCCTGACCAAAAACACCATCTCCTGCTGGTACCACGGTTTTACTTTCAATCTTGACGACGGCGATCTCAGCACTATCGTCGGCAACCCTGATGACAAGCTGATCGGCACCACCGGTATCACCTCCTATCCGGTGGAAGAAGTCGGCGGGATGATTTTTGTCTTTGTTCGTGAAGATGACTATCCGCTGGAAGATGTGCCGCCGCTTTCGGAAGACCTGCCGATCCGGTTCCCGGAGAGCAGCGAAGAGTTTCCCCATCCGCTGTGGCCGGCTTCACCCAGCCTGCTGGATGACAATGCCGTTTGTCTCGGCATGCACCGGACCGGTGAAGCCAACTGGCGCATCGCCTGCGAAAACGGTTTTGATAACGCCCATATCTTGGTGCACAAGGATAATTCCATTATCCATGCCAAGGACTGGGTACTGCCGTTGGGGATCCGCCCCGCCAGTGACGACTGTATCACCACCATGGAAGAGGAAGACAAGCCCAAGGGCTTGATGCAGTGGCTGTTTACCGACCGCTGGGAACCCATTCTCGAGAACAAGAAGGTCGATCTCAAAGTTGAAGGCCTGAACAGCCGCTTCTACCGCACTTCCGTGGTGCTTCCCGGTGTGTTGATGGTGGAAAACTGGCCGGAAGAACATGTGGTTCAGCTGGAATGGTATGTGCCGATCACCGACGACACCTATGAGTATTGGGAAGTCCTGGTCAAGGTCTGCAACACCGAGGAAGAGCGCAAAGCGTTCCAGTATCGCTTTGACGTTTTCTATAAACCGCTTTGCCTGGAAGGATTCAACGACTGCGATCTATATGCCCGTGAAGCCATGCAGGATTTCTACGCGGACGGCACCGGCTGGGACGACGAACAGCTTGTCGACACCGATGTATCGCCGATCACCTGGCGCAAGGTGGCGTCGCGCCATAATCGCGGCATTGCCAAACCGGGCAGGGGCGTGGACGGGTCTGTCAAGGCGTCCAGCATCCGCATGCGTCGTCTGGCGGAAGGCAAGAAGCTGGGCTATTTCGTGGAAAAAATCGAAGAATAA
- a CDS encoding maleate cis-trans isomerase family protein, translated as MTQKLIRIGQIVPSSNTTMETEIPAIFRARESIEPERFSFHSSRMRMLKVTKEELEEMDNQSLRCAAELADARMDVMGYACLVAIMSRGNGYHNTAEKNLIAASRENNCDASIVTSAGALCEALHDLGARKVALIAPYMRPLTNLVIEYLAAEGIETLDSISLEIDDNLEVGARDPLALVDIFQDLKTDGADAVVLSACVQMPSLAAVDRVQAMTDLPVVTSSISTAYVMMKRLGLKTVAPGAGKLLSA; from the coding sequence ATGACTCAAAAATTAATCAGAATCGGGCAGATCGTGCCCAGCTCGAACACCACCATGGAAACGGAAATACCGGCGATTTTTCGGGCCCGGGAATCGATCGAACCGGAACGGTTCAGCTTTCATTCCAGCCGCATGCGTATGCTGAAAGTCACCAAGGAAGAACTGGAGGAAATGGACAACCAGTCGCTGCGTTGCGCGGCAGAACTGGCAGACGCGCGTATGGACGTGATGGGATACGCTTGCCTGGTCGCGATCATGAGCCGCGGCAACGGCTATCACAATACGGCAGAAAAGAACCTGATTGCCGCCAGCAGGGAAAATAACTGTGACGCGTCTATTGTCACCAGCGCCGGCGCACTGTGTGAAGCCCTCCATGATCTTGGCGCCCGCAAGGTGGCCCTGATTGCCCCCTATATGCGCCCCCTCACCAATCTGGTGATTGAGTATCTGGCCGCCGAAGGGATCGAGACCCTGGACAGCATCAGTCTGGAAATTGACGACAATCTTGAAGTTGGCGCCCGGGATCCGCTTGCCCTTGTGGATATTTTCCAGGACCTGAAAACCGATGGCGCCGACGCTGTCGTGTTGTCCGCCTGCGTTCAGATGCCGTCGCTGGCCGCCGTAGACAGGGTCCAGGCCATGACCGACCTGCCGGTCGTTACCTCCAGTATCTCCACGGCCTACGTGATGATGAAACGGCTTGGCCTCAAGACCGTCGCCCCCGGCGCCGGCAAACTGCTTTCTGCTTGA
- a CDS encoding malonate--CoA ligase produces the protein MSNANLFALFQNSYAGKSERPVIIDPDGTVRYSFGDLEEYTARIAALLTELQVGRGDRVVVQVDKSPEMLFLYLACLRKGVIFIPLNTAYTQEEVRYFLSDATPGLLVCDPEKEPALKQVAADVDVAHILTLDSNGTGSLTDAAAVVKPDEAIEEMADEDIAAILYTSGTTGRSKGAMLTHKNLSSNVQALHQVWQWEPGDVLLHALPIFHAHGLFVGCHLALLNGSPMIFLAKFDLDLVLENLPKATVFMGVPTFYTRLLGDPRFTPELAQGMRLFISGSAPLQAETFTEFEQRTGKRILERYGMTEAIMITSNPYENDARVAGTVGMALPGVSVRVVDDEGQMLPAGEVGNLEITGPNVFKGYWKMPEKTAEEFTDDGYFRTGDLATRSEDGRVTIVGRSKDLIISGGYNVYPKEIEAVIDDLAGVKESAVIGVPHNDFGEAVVAIVVRGPDGKISEEDIIDALKGKLARFKQPKKTFFMEELPRNTMGKVQKNELRQIHRDLFAG, from the coding sequence ATGAGTAACGCGAACCTCTTTGCGCTCTTTCAGAACAGCTATGCCGGAAAATCTGAACGGCCGGTGATTATCGATCCGGACGGGACGGTCAGATACAGTTTCGGTGATCTGGAGGAGTATACCGCCCGGATAGCTGCATTGTTGACTGAACTGCAGGTTGGCCGGGGCGACCGGGTCGTGGTTCAGGTGGACAAGTCGCCGGAAATGCTTTTTCTTTATCTTGCCTGTCTGCGCAAGGGGGTGATTTTCATTCCCCTCAATACCGCCTACACACAGGAGGAAGTTCGTTACTTCCTGAGTGATGCGACACCGGGGCTGCTGGTTTGTGATCCGGAAAAGGAACCAGCACTGAAGCAGGTGGCGGCCGATGTAGATGTCGCCCATATCCTCACCCTGGACAGTAATGGCACGGGAAGTCTGACCGATGCCGCAGCCGTCGTTAAGCCGGATGAAGCAATAGAGGAGATGGCCGATGAGGATATTGCCGCCATCCTTTATACTTCCGGTACGACCGGGCGGTCCAAGGGGGCAATGCTGACCCACAAGAACCTGTCCAGCAATGTGCAGGCTTTGCATCAGGTCTGGCAGTGGGAGCCGGGGGATGTGTTGCTGCATGCGTTGCCGATTTTTCACGCCCACGGTCTGTTTGTCGGCTGCCATCTGGCACTGCTGAACGGGTCGCCGATGATCTTCCTGGCAAAATTCGACCTGGATCTGGTGCTGGAGAATTTACCGAAGGCGACGGTATTCATGGGCGTTCCCACCTTCTACACACGGCTGCTGGGAGACCCGCGTTTCACGCCGGAGCTTGCCCAGGGCATGCGCCTGTTTATTTCCGGGTCGGCGCCGCTGCAGGCGGAGACCTTCACGGAATTTGAGCAACGTACCGGGAAAAGAATCCTGGAACGTTATGGCATGACTGAGGCTATCATGATTACCTCCAATCCCTATGAAAATGATGCCCGTGTCGCCGGGACTGTGGGGATGGCCCTGCCGGGTGTCAGCGTCCGGGTGGTGGATGATGAAGGTCAAATGTTGCCGGCCGGTGAAGTGGGAAATCTGGAAATTACCGGTCCCAATGTGTTCAAAGGCTACTGGAAAATGCCGGAAAAGACAGCCGAGGAATTCACGGATGACGGCTATTTCCGCACCGGTGATCTGGCCACCAGGTCTGAAGACGGCAGGGTGACCATTGTCGGGCGCAGCAAGGACCTGATCATTTCCGGCGGCTATAACGTCTACCCCAAGGAGATCGAGGCGGTTATTGATGACCTGGCCGGCGTGAAGGAATCAGCTGTCATTGGCGTGCCGCACAATGATTTCGGTGAAGCGGTCGTGGCCATTGTGGTGCGTGGACCGGACGGAAAGATTTCGGAAGAGGATATCATTGACGCCCTGAAGGGCAAGCTGGCCCGCTTCAAGCAACCCAAAAAGACCTTCTTTATGGAGGAACTTCCCCGCAACACCATGGGCAAGGTGCAGAAAAACGAGCTGCGTCAGATCCATCGGGACCTGTTCGCGGGATAG
- a CDS encoding alpha/beta fold hydrolase: protein MNSIHVDLLGTETRFYDTGKYRTRTIEVVNDKQPLFLLHGGGGHAETYSRNMVALSKSSHPYAIDFIWHGMSSRPDFSKAGPNDKDHWLSQFTDQLLNLMDHLGIEKASVEGESLGGWIAMDMAINHPDRTEKVILNTAWGMSFDPSKVHEGDHDLDALRETSVNALMNPTPELLRKRLEWLMPLGGVTDELVQLRYALWSIPETRDALLKYYDYLFAPNIAEFYFTEEDFPKIECPALVLWSDKNPIHGVDAADRLAELIPNSQKHIMEGCAHWPQWERPEEHDEVVNAFLAS, encoded by the coding sequence ATGAACTCAATTCACGTAGACCTTCTGGGCACCGAAACGCGTTTCTACGACACGGGTAAATACCGCACACGGACCATTGAGGTGGTTAACGACAAACAGCCGCTGTTCCTGCTGCACGGCGGTGGCGGCCATGCGGAAACCTATTCCCGCAACATGGTGGCCCTGTCCAAATCAAGTCATCCCTATGCCATTGATTTCATCTGGCATGGCATGTCCTCCCGGCCGGATTTTTCCAAGGCCGGGCCGAATGATAAGGATCACTGGCTCAGCCAGTTCACCGATCAGCTTCTCAACCTGATGGATCATCTCGGCATTGAAAAAGCGTCTGTCGAAGGAGAATCCCTGGGTGGCTGGATCGCCATGGATATGGCCATCAACCATCCTGATCGCACCGAAAAGGTTATTCTGAATACGGCCTGGGGAATGAGCTTCGACCCCAGCAAGGTTCACGAAGGCGACCATGACCTGGACGCTCTGCGGGAAACGTCAGTCAACGCTCTGATGAACCCCACCCCTGAACTGTTGCGCAAGCGGCTGGAATGGCTGATGCCTCTGGGCGGCGTGACCGATGAACTGGTGCAGTTGCGCTATGCACTCTGGTCGATTCCGGAAACCCGCGACGCACTGCTGAAATATTATGACTATCTGTTCGCGCCGAACATTGCCGAATTCTATTTCACGGAAGAAGATTTTCCGAAAATCGAATGTCCGGCCCTGGTCCTGTGGAGCGACAAGAATCCCATTCATGGCGTTGATGCCGCGGACCGTCTTGCGGAACTGATCCCCAATTCACAGAAACACATCATGGAAGGGTGTGCCCACTGGCCGCAGTGGGAACGACCGGAGGAACATGACGAGGTGGTGAACGCCTTTCTGGCCTCCTGA
- a CDS encoding aspartate/glutamate racemase family protein: protein MFEQQIPENLRRSDITIDFVAPRNGAKILDSFYEFTLADAFVLDAGMAAEKEGYDAVCINSMSDSGLHALRSCLSIPVIGPCEATLLTACMTGQKFSILTMWDRWKPMYMKTIREQGLQTRLASIRAIGVNPDAEELLAGKEEVVFDLLKREGEAAIEKDGADVIILGSTTMYQSYDFLSANLPVPVLNPGLIALKTCEMFLDLGMAHSPRYYQPPREKDENLFSGVECKFA, encoded by the coding sequence ATGTTTGAACAGCAGATTCCGGAAAATTTGCGCCGGTCCGATATAACCATTGATTTTGTTGCCCCCCGCAACGGGGCAAAGATCCTGGATTCCTTTTATGAATTCACCCTGGCAGATGCCTTTGTCCTTGACGCCGGCATGGCCGCCGAAAAAGAAGGATATGATGCGGTTTGCATCAACTCCATGAGTGATTCCGGTCTGCATGCCCTCCGATCCTGTCTCTCCATACCGGTGATCGGTCCCTGTGAAGCCACATTGCTGACGGCTTGCATGACCGGTCAGAAATTTTCCATCCTGACGATGTGGGACAGATGGAAGCCCATGTATATGAAGACCATTCGCGAGCAGGGGCTGCAGACCCGACTGGCCTCGATACGCGCCATTGGTGTCAATCCGGATGCGGAGGAATTGCTGGCGGGCAAGGAGGAAGTTGTTTTCGACCTCCTAAAGCGTGAAGGCGAGGCCGCGATTGAGAAAGACGGCGCCGATGTCATTATTCTGGGCTCGACCACCATGTATCAGTCCTATGATTTTCTGTCGGCCAACCTGCCGGTGCCGGTACTGAACCCGGGGCTCATTGCGCTTAAGACCTGTGAAATGTTCCTGGATCTGGGGATGGCACATAGTCCGCGCTATTACCAGCCGCCCCGGGAAAAGGATGAGAATTTGTTTTCAGGCGTTGAATGCAAGTTTGCCTGA
- a CDS encoding FAD-binding oxidoreductase, whose product MSGVKHSVTLNFSDGESRRIEVAEDENILDVALDQEVPLLYQCRSGSCAACQAKLVEGSAEMRRDVAASLLKSEQQEGQRLICITTPQSDCTLELDYDSTAGSNQPVRANAFIDAIEWVSRDVVKLSMELADGDWIDFIPGQFIQVKVPGTEQFRSYSFASTPADLPKIELLIRVLEDGVMSSYLRDRARVDDVLEIEGAFGSFFLRDGVKAPHIMIAGGTGLAPMMSMLDVIRVRSGKKPNILLSFGCVDRDGLFYVEELDLRQQWMPTLQNRISVDKGEAEEGILVGNPVSSLASDAIDENAVAYLCGPPGMIEAAQSFLLDAGLKPENIHAEKFVPSE is encoded by the coding sequence ATGTCAGGCGTAAAACATTCCGTAACGCTGAATTTTTCCGACGGGGAAAGCCGCCGGATCGAGGTGGCCGAGGATGAGAATATTCTCGATGTGGCGCTCGATCAGGAGGTTCCGCTTCTCTATCAGTGCAGGAGCGGAAGCTGCGCGGCCTGCCAGGCAAAACTTGTTGAGGGCAGTGCTGAAATGCGCAGGGATGTCGCGGCTTCCCTGCTGAAGAGCGAACAGCAGGAAGGCCAGCGTCTGATCTGTATTACCACACCGCAAAGCGACTGTACGCTTGAACTGGATTATGACAGTACGGCCGGAAGCAACCAGCCGGTCCGGGCCAACGCTTTTATCGATGCTATCGAATGGGTGTCCCGTGATGTGGTGAAACTGAGCATGGAACTGGCCGACGGGGACTGGATTGATTTTATCCCGGGGCAGTTCATTCAGGTCAAGGTTCCGGGAACCGAACAGTTTCGCAGCTATTCCTTTGCCAGTACGCCGGCGGACCTGCCGAAAATTGAACTGCTGATCCGTGTGCTGGAAGACGGCGTCATGTCGTCCTACCTGCGGGACCGGGCCCGGGTGGATGATGTGCTGGAAATCGAAGGCGCCTTCGGGTCCTTCTTCCTGCGGGACGGCGTCAAGGCGCCACACATCATGATCGCCGGCGGGACCGGGCTTGCCCCGATGATGTCCATGCTGGATGTGATCCGGGTCCGTAGCGGCAAAAAGCCGAATATCCTGCTCAGCTTTGGCTGCGTGGACCGGGACGGCCTTTTCTATGTCGAAGAACTTGATCTCAGGCAACAGTGGATGCCGACCCTGCAAAACCGGATCTCCGTCGATAAAGGGGAGGCGGAAGAGGGAATCCTTGTTGGAAATCCTGTTTCAAGTCTTGCCAGTGATGCAATCGATGAGAATGCGGTCGCCTACCTTTGCGGGCCGCCGGGCATGATCGAAGCCGCCCAGTCCTTCCTGCTCGACGCGGGACTGAAACCGGAAAATATACATGCGGAAAAATTTGTGCCCAGCGAGTAG
- a CDS encoding quinone oxidoreductase family protein, producing MRAVRYDAFGGPEVLKPVEIEPLPAPTGRQVKVAVRASSVNPIDMKIRAGSLDVGIRPPAVPGFDAAGEVIETGPDVADFAVGDRVFYAADFNSPSGTHADEHLVDERVIWHMPEGLSFVEAAALPLAGGTAWDALSCLYPVRDGDAVLIHGGTGGVGALAVQIALARGAKVFATCHSSMTGHLREIGVRRVIAYDSEEFVRAVEELCPEGVDVVYDTVGRGLLEKSIPAVGDFGTMISIAPPTGNLDRAYRKNLTVKFQFSLRERRKLKGLADLVEAGKFRPHIHRVFALGEISDAHALLAGRNHVFGKLAIDHTL from the coding sequence GTGCGCGCTGTCAGATATGACGCTTTTGGCGGTCCGGAGGTCCTGAAACCTGTGGAGATAGAGCCTTTACCTGCCCCGACGGGGCGGCAGGTCAAGGTGGCGGTCCGGGCGTCGTCGGTCAATCCTATCGATATGAAGATCCGCGCCGGATCCCTGGATGTGGGTATCCGGCCGCCGGCCGTGCCCGGGTTTGACGCGGCCGGAGAAGTCATCGAAACCGGTCCGGACGTCGCCGATTTTGCTGTCGGCGACAGGGTTTTCTATGCGGCTGATTTCAATTCTCCCTCAGGAACCCACGCCGACGAGCATCTGGTGGACGAGAGGGTCATCTGGCACATGCCTGAGGGACTGTCCTTTGTCGAGGCTGCCGCGCTGCCGCTGGCGGGCGGGACGGCGTGGGATGCGCTCAGCTGTCTGTACCCGGTGAGGGACGGTGATGCGGTTCTCATTCACGGCGGGACCGGAGGTGTGGGGGCGCTTGCCGTCCAGATCGCCCTGGCACGCGGTGCCAAAGTCTTCGCCACCTGCCACAGCAGCATGACCGGCCACCTGCGGGAAATCGGCGTGCGCAGGGTGATCGCCTATGACAGCGAGGAATTTGTCCGGGCCGTAGAGGAGTTATGCCCGGAAGGTGTGGATGTTGTCTATGACACGGTCGGGCGGGGGCTTCTTGAAAAATCCATTCCCGCTGTGGGGGATTTCGGCACCATGATCTCCATCGCGCCGCCGACCGGCAACCTGGACAGGGCCTATCGCAAGAACCTCACTGTAAAATTCCAGTTCTCACTGCGCGAACGGCGTAAGCTGAAGGGGCTTGCAGATCTTGTAGAAGCAGGAAAATTTCGCCCCCATATTCACCGGGTTTTTGCCCTCGGGGAAATATCCGATGCCCATGCCCTGCTGGCCGGCAGGAATCATGTCTTTGGCAAACTGGCGATTGATCACACGCTTTGA
- a CDS encoding alpha/beta fold hydrolase: MENNPEIGQKIETCGYLTNYHDAGEGDVVILLHGSGAGVSGWANWRGMIPLLSTRFRVIVPDLVGFGYTETPGDFEFDFMSSWIDQIVALMDGLGLEKAHLVGNSFGGSLSMWLASQYPDRFGRLVLMGPGGWPLEVNSELEELWGYTPSVENMKRIMDIMAYDRGLVTDELAELRYRATIRPGAQETFERVFPVPRQRWLDAQVLSVAQLQNITHETLLIHGRDDIVVSPEVSLNLHRHIRNSQLHMFGNCGHWTQIEHAARFNQLVQNFLDEE, encoded by the coding sequence TTGGAAAATAATCCGGAAATCGGTCAGAAAATTGAAACCTGCGGTTATCTGACGAACTATCATGATGCGGGCGAAGGTGACGTTGTGATTCTGCTGCACGGGTCCGGCGCCGGGGTTTCCGGCTGGGCCAACTGGCGGGGCATGATTCCCCTGCTGTCCACTCGCTTCCGGGTCATTGTCCCGGACCTGGTGGGTTTTGGCTACACCGAAACCCCCGGGGACTTTGAGTTTGATTTCATGTCCAGCTGGATCGACCAGATCGTGGCGTTGATGGATGGGCTGGGCCTTGAAAAGGCGCATCTGGTTGGCAACAGCTTCGGCGGCTCTCTGTCCATGTGGCTGGCGAGCCAGTATCCGGATCGCTTCGGCCGTTTGGTTCTGATGGGGCCCGGTGGCTGGCCGCTTGAGGTTAATTCCGAACTGGAAGAACTTTGGGGCTATACCCCTTCTGTGGAAAATATGAAACGGATCATGGATATCATGGCCTATGATCGCGGCCTGGTGACTGACGAACTGGCCGAGCTGCGTTACCGGGCGACGATCCGCCCCGGCGCCCAGGAGACTTTCGAGCGGGTTTTCCCGGTGCCGCGCCAGCGCTGGCTCGACGCCCAGGTCCTTTCCGTTGCCCAACTGCAGAATATTACCCATGAAACCCTGCTGATCCATGGCCGGGATGATATTGTGGTGTCGCCGGAAGTCTCCCTGAACCTGCATCGGCATATCAGGAACTCGCAACTGCACATGTTCGGCAACTGCGGCCACTGGACTCAGATTGAGCATGCGGCGCGCTTTAACCAGCTGGTGCAGAATTTCCTGGATGAAGAGTAA
- a CDS encoding winged helix DNA-binding protein, whose protein sequence is MTKDENLDPTYYRRWHLAKTIPELKVTEFEYAVIRYYEAFIRWVQSAVEVVSPLDIGFAEHLILHVIRMQNRPKAAATIARMINRDDIPNIQYCLRKLETAKLIEKKKEKGSKTFTYSVTEEGQKLTNEYSDLRSELLIKNLSAIADVQERLEDATQLLSVLTGVYEESGRISSTYNQKPAE, encoded by the coding sequence ATGACGAAAGACGAAAATCTGGATCCGACCTACTACAGGCGCTGGCATCTGGCCAAGACCATTCCCGAGCTCAAGGTAACGGAATTTGAATATGCGGTCATCCGCTATTATGAAGCCTTCATCCGCTGGGTGCAAAGTGCAGTTGAAGTGGTTTCCCCACTGGATATCGGGTTTGCAGAGCATCTAATTCTGCATGTTATCCGCATGCAGAACCGGCCCAAGGCAGCCGCAACCATCGCCCGGATGATCAATCGTGACGATATTCCCAATATTCAGTATTGTCTGCGTAAACTTGAAACGGCGAAATTGATCGAAAAGAAGAAGGAAAAGGGCTCCAAGACCTTTACCTATTCGGTGACGGAAGAGGGCCAGAAGCTGACCAACGAATATAGTGATCTGCGGTCTGAGTTGCTGATCAAGAATCTGTCTGCGATCGCCGATGTTCAGGAGCGCCTGGAAGACGCGACCCAGCTTTTGTCGGTGCTGACAGGTGTTTACGAGGAAAGCGGGCGAATTTCTTCGACCTATAATCAGAAGCCGGCCGAATAG
- a CDS encoding AraC family transcriptional regulator, with the protein MYSGYFSSLPVTSSGSLDETREIVSSLFCSHTLRKEQRDPGLYYWHKRMKLDQFSLVEMSYGADVAIEPGELEKFYLIQIPLNGHAEISCGGRTVTSTPQHASIPNPARSLKMRWSSDCRKLVLKIERAKLEQHLSNLLGSPISRSIDFDLDLDLTSVNGASWKRSLGFLLESIKHNPDLVKHPFMVKEMEQLVMTSLLHMQPHNYSDSLHSRTCAVAPRHVKLAEEFILENAASPITIETLIDVTGAKANQLFSGFRQFRGTTPMRFLASVRLDRAHRDLMKATADDTVTEIATKWGFTQLGRFSVVYRKRYGISPSETLRA; encoded by the coding sequence ATGTATTCAGGGTATTTTTCATCTTTACCTGTTACCAGTTCCGGTTCCCTGGACGAGACGCGGGAAATCGTCTCCAGCCTGTTTTGTTCCCATACACTCAGGAAAGAACAACGGGACCCGGGTCTTTACTACTGGCACAAAAGAATGAAGCTTGACCAGTTCTCTCTGGTCGAAATGAGCTATGGCGCCGATGTCGCCATAGAACCCGGCGAACTGGAAAAATTCTATCTGATCCAGATTCCCCTCAATGGTCATGCCGAAATAAGTTGCGGCGGGCGCACCGTCACCTCGACGCCGCAGCATGCCTCCATTCCAAACCCGGCCCGCTCTCTGAAAATGAGATGGAGCAGCGACTGCCGGAAGCTTGTCCTGAAGATAGAGCGCGCAAAGCTGGAACAACACTTGTCCAATCTGCTCGGCAGTCCGATCTCCCGAAGCATCGATTTCGACCTGGACCTCGACCTCACCTCGGTAAACGGAGCAAGCTGGAAAAGATCGCTTGGCTTCCTGCTGGAGTCCATCAAACACAACCCGGACCTGGTCAAGCATCCGTTTATGGTCAAGGAGATGGAACAACTGGTTATGACCAGCCTGCTGCATATGCAGCCCCACAATTACAGTGACTCGCTGCATTCCCGCACCTGTGCGGTCGCGCCAAGGCATGTAAAGCTTGCCGAGGAATTTATTCTGGAGAATGCCGCCAGCCCCATTACCATTGAAACCCTGATCGATGTCACCGGCGCCAAGGCCAACCAGCTTTTCAGCGGCTTTCGCCAGTTCCGGGGCACCACGCCAATGCGTTTTCTTGCTTCTGTCCGACTGGACAGGGCGCATCGCGATCTGATGAAGGCGACCGCGGACGATACGGTCACGGAAATCGCCACCAAATGGGGTTTTACCCAGTTGGGCCGTTTCTCGGTAGTGTATCGCAAGAGATATGGCATCTCCCCGTCCGAAACCCTGAGAGCCTGA